From Neorickettsia helminthoeca str. Oregon:
GCTGGAAGAATGGAAATTCAAAGATTTGCGTCAGCATCGTCAGAGAGTTCAGGTATTGGCTCCTCCTGAGAAGTGTGTGTCGCTTGGGTATTAAGCAATGTGGTTGTGCTGTTGCACTTCTTGTTCGAAGCAGTGTTTGCTCCTTCAATTGTGCTCGGTGACAAAAAGAAGGAGGTGATCTCTCTGCTCCATTGGTAAGACTTGCGCTTAATGCGTTATAACGCTCATTTGGCAATAACAGATTACAGAACTAAAATCATTGCTCGAAGAAGTGTGAAAGCAGTAATCTATGGCCCCTGACTTCGTGGACCCTGATGTAATCGATTTTCTTTGCGAACAGTATTGCAGATATGGGTAGAGTGAATCTTACATTTTCACATTGGCTTTCTATCCTTCTTACGAACCTCTTGTTCGAGTGACCAAGCATTATAGGTAGAGAAAAAGATTTAAAGCTATCTATACTTTTTATAATCGTGTTGCACTGATCAGTAGTTTTCCCAAAACCGAGACCTGGATCAATGATGATCTTTTCTCTTGATATACCTATGGATTCGAGTATTGTAAGCTTTTCTGTGAACCATGCTTTGAGTGTCTCTACTACGTCTATATCATCAGGAAGATCCGCATCTATCTCTACAGGAATAGTCACTGAATGCATGAGTACTATCGGAATATCATTTCTACCTTTTTCCATGAGAATTTCTGCCATCTTTTCGACGTTCTTTTGTGGGTTGATGAGGTTTATTCCACTATCCAAGGCGAATCTTACCGTTTCTGGATTATAGCTATCAATCGAGGTAAGAACATTATGTTTCCTGCATAATGCAATGACCTCTTGAAGAACTCCATCCAGTCGTTTTATTTCTTCTCTCTGTGAGATGGAAACCCCATCTGGCTTAGTTGATTCAGCGCCTATATCTATTACGTCTGCACCATCCTGGATCATCGAAAGAGTGTGCGCTATTGCAGCATCTTTCTCAAGAAACTTACCACCATCGAAAAAAGAATCTGGAGTAATATTTAGCACTCCTATGATTTTCATAGCCATCTCCATGCAACAGAGAGAATCCTGATGAGAATTGTAAATTATATAATTTCTCCAATCTATATGCTGTGCCTCATTAGCTTGGTGACCATTCTACTCGCTCATGAAGCTATTTTATTTCTCCTGCAGTAATTTGAGAACGCCTGTTTCAAAGTAATACCAGCAGTAGGATGAATTAAGAGTGGACATACTGATGCGATTGGTTTCAACGTAAAAAATCTCTTTAGTACTTCTCTGTGTGGGGCTGTAAGATACCTTTCCGTGATCAACTTGTCACCCCAGAATAGAATATCTATATCGATTGTTCGTGGGGAATATTTACCAATTTTTATCCTTTTCATCTGTTTCTCTATTTTTTTTACCCGCTGTAGCGTTTCTAGCGGAGTAAATAATGGTTTCCCGATAACGATAGCGTTTAGATAATCTATGTCCCATGCGCTTGGGGCGTTTTTCGTGAGTAGCGCTTTTGTTTTGATAATTGGAGAGAGAATCTTATCTTTCATAGGAATCTTATTTCTCGCTTCGATGATGTTTTTTCTCGTGTTACCTATATTTGATCCGAGTCCGAGTATCACAATTTTTCTCAGGTCCATTGCAAAATGTTCATTTTTAATAGGAAAACAGGTGATGGTATCATATAATTTTTGCTTAAGGTACAAGAAATTTCTCCTGCAACATGCGTTTTGGATTTAGATATTTTACTAGCGAGGCTGTGCTTCCAGGACATCCTGATAAAATTGCTGACCAGATCTCTGATTTAATTCTGGATATGTATCTCAAAAAAGATCCATGCTCAAGAACAGCTATAGAGGTCATGGTGAGTCACAAGAAAATTATTATTGCCGGGGAAGTATATGGCCCAAGAATCAGTAACGCAGAAATAGAAGAGGAAGTGCGTTTATTTTTGAAGCATTTAGGTTATCCGAGCTATCTGTTGGACTGGGGGTCAGTGGAGATAGTAAACTTACTTCATGAACAGTCATCTGAGATTGCTACGGGTGTTCGGAGTTCTGCTAAGCATGGGGCAGGGGATCAAGGTATCATGTTTGGCTATGCAACCGATGAGACACCAGTTGGGATGCCTGCACCTCTGTATTACGCAAGGAGAATATTACAAGCTGTTGTTCAAGAGCGTTTATTTGGCCCAGATGGCAAGAGTCAGGTCACTATTGAGTACGATCATTACGGAAATCCTATAGGTGTTTCGAACGTCGTTGTTTCTGTTCAGCACCCTGAAAGTGTTACTCTCAAAGATCTTCGAGAGAGGATTCTTGAGAAAATAGTTGCTGTCTTGCCGAGTGCGTGGAATCTAGATCCTGATAACATCTTTATTAATCCGGCCGGTTCCTTTACTAAGGGTGGACCGATCAGTGATTGTGGTCTCACCGGAAGGAAAATAGTTGTCGATACTTATGGCGGCATGCTCCCGAATGGAGGTGGTGCGTTCTCTGGAAAGGATTCAACAAAAGTCGATCGATCAGCTGCTTACCTGGCCCGGTATATAGCTAAGAACATTGTATTTTCAGGTTTGGCACATCAATGTGGTGTGCAGCTATGTTATGCTATCGGCATCGATAGACCTTTAACACTTCAGGTAGCTACTTATGGCACAGCTCGATGTAAAGAAGGAGATCTTCTTTCACGTATCGAGGTCAATATAGATTCCTCACCGCGTGGAATAAGTGAACTTCTTCATTTAACTAAACCAATATACCTCAAGACAGCTTCCAGAGGGCATTTTGGAAATCAATATGATCCAGAAGATCTATCTTTCAAATGGGAGGATCTTGATCTAGCGCCCCTCTTATCGAGCGAAATTAAAGTATTGTCAAAAGTTGCGTATTGAGCTTTGTGATTCGGGTTCCAAGAGTGTTGCTGTAGTCGTGGATTTCAGTCTAGAAAAGGCTTGCCTGTAGCACCGCTCTAGGTTTTGATAGAATGGCTTCTATCAGATAGGTCTCGGGATTCCTATAGTAGCTATAAATTATTCTTCATCCATTTTCGGAATCTTTTTCAGTGTTATGCATAGTAGTTCCTCACTCATATGTGTGAGTACGACATCTGTACTACTTTCCAGTGTGGAATATATCATTTCCAATGTGCTTTTCTCAGACGACTGGGAAAATTCTGTCGGAAAATCATCCTTCATTAATTCCTTGAGCTGGTTGACCCATCGCATTATTGTTGGTGGAGAAAGATCAAACAATTTTGCTACTGAGTTCATAGATACACCAGATAGGAAAAGCTGAACAGCATGCATTTTTAGACGAAGTTGAGCACCTTGCTTCTCGCTTTTAGTAAACTGGCACTTGCATTCCAGGCATTTATATCGCTGTTTAGCGTTGACGGTACCACTTTTAATGAACTTTGTACTACTACACTTTGGGCAATGCACAGCGACAATTTAATTGTGCTCTAGAATGGTGGTTTCTTCATGTTAAACGGAAGAGGAAAATTCTTCAGGAGGTTATCTTCGGAAAACTGATCATCTTCATTAGCGACCTCCTTAGCGTTATTGTATGCCGCTATTATCAAATCAGCGATCATGCTCATTTCTTCGCCTTCCAAGCTATTATCTATCTTGATTTCTTGCAAATCTAAATTTCCATCGACTGTAACCTTTACTAATCCACCACCAGCTTCCCCTGAATATCGAGCAGCATTTTTCTTTTCTTGTATATCGCTCATTTTTTTCTGCATACCCTTAAGCATCCCCTGAAGATCCATTTGAACTACCACAGATATATTTTTCAAACCACGAAGAGGATCGTATCATTGTTTCCGAAGCTTTGCCAGCTCCACTTAAGCTATCAGTGCTGGTTTATAGTATCTGAACACCTCTAGACGCTTGTCCGTGTCGATCAACATATTATTTGAATAATCACTTGATCATTTCTAGGATTCTGTTGGTTTCATTCAGTGACTCTTTGCTTAGACTCCTTATGTCAGGTGATATATA
This genomic window contains:
- a CDS encoding helix-turn-helix domain-containing protein is translated as MHCPKCSSTKFIKSGTVNAKQRYKCLECKCQFTKSEKQGAQLRLKMHAVQLFLSGVSMNSVAKLFDLSPPTIMRWVNQLKELMKDDFPTEFSQSSEKSTLEMIYSTLESSTDVVLTHMSEELLCITLKKIPKMDEE
- the folP gene encoding dihydropteroate synthase; this translates as MKIIGVLNITPDSFFDGGKFLEKDAAIAHTLSMIQDGADVIDIGAESTKPDGVSISQREEIKRLDGVLQEVIALCRKHNVLTSIDSYNPETVRFALDSGINLINPQKNVEKMAEILMEKGRNDIPIVLMHSVTIPVEIDADLPDDIDVVETLKAWFTEKLTILESIGISREKIIIDPGLGFGKTTDQCNTIIKSIDSFKSFSLPIMLGHSNKRFVRRIESQCENVRFTLPISAILFAKKIDYIRVHEVRGHRLLLSHFFEQ
- a CDS encoding YbaB/EbfC family nucleoid-associated protein yields the protein MKNISVVVQMDLQGMLKGMQKKMSDIQEKKNAARYSGEAGGGLVKVTVDGNLDLQEIKIDNSLEGEEMSMIADLIIAAYNNAKEVANEDDQFSEDNLLKNFPLPFNMKKPPF
- the folK gene encoding 2-amino-4-hydroxy-6-hydroxymethyldihydropteridine diphosphokinase, whose protein sequence is MDLRKIVILGLGSNIGNTRKNIIEARNKIPMKDKILSPIIKTKALLTKNAPSAWDIDYLNAIVIGKPLFTPLETLQRVKKIEKQMKRIKIGKYSPRTIDIDILFWGDKLITERYLTAPHREVLKRFFTLKPIASVCPLLIHPTAGITLKQAFSNYCRRNKIAS
- the metK gene encoding methionine adenosyltransferase, which produces MRFGFRYFTSEAVLPGHPDKIADQISDLILDMYLKKDPCSRTAIEVMVSHKKIIIAGEVYGPRISNAEIEEEVRLFLKHLGYPSYLLDWGSVEIVNLLHEQSSEIATGVRSSAKHGAGDQGIMFGYATDETPVGMPAPLYYARRILQAVVQERLFGPDGKSQVTIEYDHYGNPIGVSNVVVSVQHPESVTLKDLRERILEKIVAVLPSAWNLDPDNIFINPAGSFTKGGPISDCGLTGRKIVVDTYGGMLPNGGGAFSGKDSTKVDRSAAYLARYIAKNIVFSGLAHQCGVQLCYAIGIDRPLTLQVATYGTARCKEGDLLSRIEVNIDSSPRGISELLHLTKPIYLKTASRGHFGNQYDPEDLSFKWEDLDLAPLLSSEIKVLSKVAY